In Pseudomonas fluorescens, one genomic interval encodes:
- a CDS encoding GlxA family transcriptional regulator: MSSTPSVADGTTQSVGFLLLDKFTLMSLASAVEPLRMANQLSGRTLYRWHTFSANGAAVWASDGVPITPDASWSNPSVADTVIVCGGVGIQSVITREHTSWLQALARQSRRLGGVCTGSWALAKAGLLDGYECSVHWEFLAAMQEAFPRVNVSTSLFTLDRNRFTSSGGTAPLDMMLHLIARDHGRELSAAISEMFVYERIRNEQDHQRVPLKHVVGTHQPKLQEVVALMEANLEEPIELDNLAEYVDLSRRQLERLFQKYLQCTPSRYYLRLRLIRARQLLKQTSLSIVELAYVCGFASTPHFSKCYREHFGVPPSDERSGSAMSRKRATPPSSINTLTTLDQARNESTFASVRMMASVDLA, encoded by the coding sequence ATGTCATCGACCCCCTCCGTGGCCGACGGTACGACCCAATCCGTCGGGTTTCTGCTGTTGGATAAATTCACCCTCATGTCGCTGGCATCCGCCGTCGAACCACTGCGCATGGCCAATCAATTGTCGGGGCGAACGCTGTATCGCTGGCATACCTTCAGCGCCAATGGTGCGGCTGTTTGGGCCAGCGACGGGGTCCCGATCACGCCGGATGCCTCGTGGAGCAACCCCAGCGTGGCGGACACGGTGATTGTTTGTGGCGGGGTCGGCATCCAGAGCGTGATCACCCGTGAGCACACATCCTGGTTGCAAGCCCTGGCCCGGCAATCCAGACGTTTGGGCGGTGTGTGCACCGGTAGCTGGGCACTCGCCAAAGCCGGATTGCTCGATGGCTATGAGTGCAGCGTGCATTGGGAATTTCTGGCGGCCATGCAGGAAGCTTTCCCACGCGTCAACGTCAGCACCAGCCTCTTCACCCTCGACCGCAACCGCTTTACCAGTTCCGGAGGAACAGCACCGCTGGACATGATGCTGCACCTGATCGCCCGCGATCATGGTCGTGAATTGTCCGCCGCCATCTCGGAGATGTTTGTTTACGAGCGCATCCGCAACGAGCAGGACCATCAACGCGTACCGCTCAAGCATGTGGTCGGTACGCATCAGCCCAAGCTGCAAGAAGTCGTTGCGTTGATGGAGGCCAATCTTGAGGAACCGATCGAGCTGGACAACCTTGCCGAATACGTCGATCTGTCACGCCGACAGCTGGAGCGGTTGTTTCAGAAATACCTGCAATGCACGCCGTCACGCTACTACTTGAGGTTGCGGCTGATTCGCGCGCGACAACTGCTCAAGCAAACCTCCCTGTCGATCGTGGAACTGGCGTATGTCTGCGGATTTGCCTCCACACCGCATTTCTCAAAATGCTATCGCGAGCACTTTGGGGTGCCGCCGAGCGACGAGCGCTCAGGTTCTGCAATGAGTCGTAAACGGGCAACGCCGCCGTCATCGATCAACACACTGACAACGCTCGATCAGGCGAGAAACGAATCGACGTTTGCCAGTGTTCGGATGATGGCGAGTGTCGATCTGGCTTGA
- a CDS encoding ABC transporter ATP-binding protein has translation MLRVFERRLDPFPPDEVPPPPNGLAKFLWACTRGARGYILALALLSAAVSIYEAWLFSFLGQVVDLLSTWQAGGEAAVQESRVLWGMGIVMVLSVGLVALRTMVQHQILAINLPLRLRWDFHRLMLRQSLSFFSDEFSGRVTTKVMQTALAVRDVLFTMIEILPGIGVYFIAIIALAGGFALKLMLPFLAWVVLFGLAMWYFVPRLGKVGQEQANARSMMTGRIADAYTNITTVKLFSHSNREAHFARAAMEDFKQTGFRQMRLVSLFEIVNQALVVGLIMSAGGYALWLWHQGDVGAGAVAAITAMALRINGMSNWIMWQMTSLFESIGTVQDGMATLTQGTKVQDAPDAGVLVTSGGAVTFDKVKFNYGGERQVLDGLSLSIRPGEKIGLVGRSGAGKSTLINLLLRFYDVDSGEIRIDGQNIAHVTQDSLRSAIGMVTQDTSLLHRSIRDNIAYGRPDATDAQIRRAAANAQADEFISQLSDRQGHTGYDTLVGERGIKLSGGQRQRVAIARVMLKNAPILLLDEATSALDSEVEVAIQESLDDMMQGKTVIAIAHRLSTIAAMDRLIVMDDGRIIEQGTHSELLEKNGVYARLWAHQSGGFLGEDKGVVEALDQA, from the coding sequence ATGCTTCGTGTGTTTGAACGAAGACTCGACCCTTTCCCGCCTGACGAGGTGCCACCGCCACCCAACGGTCTGGCTAAATTTCTCTGGGCCTGCACTCGCGGCGCTCGCGGCTACATTCTGGCATTGGCGTTGCTCAGCGCTGCTGTGTCGATCTATGAAGCCTGGCTGTTTTCCTTCCTCGGCCAGGTCGTCGATCTGCTCTCGACGTGGCAGGCCGGCGGCGAAGCTGCGGTGCAGGAGAGCCGCGTGTTGTGGGGCATGGGCATCGTCATGGTCTTGAGTGTCGGGCTGGTGGCGTTGCGCACCATGGTCCAGCACCAGATTCTGGCGATTAACCTGCCGCTGCGCCTGCGCTGGGATTTCCATCGGTTGATGCTGCGGCAGAGCCTTTCGTTTTTCTCCGACGAGTTCTCCGGCCGGGTCACGACCAAAGTCATGCAGACGGCGCTCGCTGTACGCGACGTGCTGTTCACCATGATCGAGATCCTGCCGGGGATTGGCGTGTACTTCATCGCGATCATTGCCCTGGCCGGCGGTTTTGCGCTGAAGCTGATGCTGCCGTTTCTCGCCTGGGTCGTGCTGTTCGGTCTGGCCATGTGGTACTTCGTGCCGCGCCTGGGCAAGGTCGGCCAGGAACAGGCCAACGCGCGGTCGATGATGACCGGGCGTATCGCCGACGCGTACACCAATATCACCACGGTGAAGCTGTTCTCCCACTCCAACCGCGAAGCACATTTTGCGCGGGCGGCGATGGAAGATTTCAAGCAGACCGGTTTTCGCCAGATGCGTCTGGTCAGCCTGTTCGAGATCGTCAATCAGGCCTTGGTGGTGGGGTTGATCATGTCAGCGGGCGGCTATGCCCTGTGGCTGTGGCACCAAGGCGATGTCGGCGCCGGTGCGGTAGCAGCGATCACCGCCATGGCGTTGCGGATCAATGGCATGTCGAACTGGATCATGTGGCAGATGACCTCGCTGTTCGAAAGCATCGGTACCGTCCAGGACGGCATGGCGACGCTGACCCAAGGCACCAAGGTGCAAGACGCACCGGATGCCGGCGTGCTGGTGACCTCTGGCGGCGCGGTGACGTTCGACAAGGTCAAGTTCAACTACGGTGGCGAGCGTCAGGTGCTCGATGGCCTGAGCCTGAGCATTCGGCCGGGTGAGAAAATCGGTCTCGTAGGGCGCTCCGGTGCGGGCAAATCGACGCTGATCAACTTGCTGCTGCGCTTCTATGACGTCGACAGCGGCGAGATTCGTATCGACGGCCAGAACATTGCGCACGTGACTCAGGACAGCCTGCGCAGTGCCATTGGCATGGTCACCCAGGACACCTCGCTGCTGCACCGTTCGATTCGCGACAACATTGCCTACGGCCGGCCCGATGCCACCGACGCACAGATCCGCCGCGCCGCTGCCAATGCGCAAGCTGATGAGTTCATCAGCCAACTCAGCGACCGTCAGGGCCATACCGGCTACGACACTCTGGTAGGTGAACGCGGGATCAAGCTGTCCGGCGGCCAGCGGCAACGGGTGGCGATCGCCCGGGTGATGCTGAAGAACGCGCCGATCCTGCTGCTGGACGAAGCCACCAGCGCGCTGGACTCGGAAGTCGAAGTGGCGATTCAGGAAAGCCTCGATGACATGATGCAGGGCAAGACCGTGATCGCGATCGCGCATCGACTGTCGACGATCGCGGCGATGGATCGGCTGATTGTCATGGATGACGGGCGCATCATCGAGCAGGGCACCCATTCGGAGTTGCTGGAGAAGAACGGCGTGTATGCGCGGCTGTGGGCGCATCAGAGCGGCGGGTTTCTTGGAGAAGACAAAGGCGTGGTGGAGGCCTTGGATCAGGCGTAA
- a CDS encoding carbohydrate porin, whose translation MFGFTRNGWVNGVLLGLTCTTLPAFADTDSNLLTRNTLTGDWGGLRHQMDEDGMKFTGDYTGEMAYNADGGLHRSGRYSQNIKLGAQFDLSKLYGVENAGKVQLTINDRRGNSASEDLVGNRLPIQENYGGLYTRLTELSYERSLFTPALNVKLGYMAMGNDLGGLDSGILCNFMNAGFCGHPLNMSGGSGWTNYPNAHLGVRVKYDLSPSWQLRVAAFNVDPESNGNSSRAWHLGPKHTTGTVVPIELVYKHAGQLPGEYKLGYYYDSSDVKRIGSDKEVSGRGGHYLLIDQAVWSSQSSEGRSLHAFGQYSAASVAASPFSKWYGTGLVLYKPFEGRPRDTVALGYGRAVLNPRSRDVQQDAAMANGTQFPNLDSGEQLIELGYGYQATPWLTLRPNMQYIIEPGAFSGQHIDNALVFGLQVKASL comes from the coding sequence ATGTTTGGTTTTACTCGTAACGGCTGGGTCAACGGCGTGCTGTTGGGCCTGACCTGCACCACCCTGCCCGCCTTCGCCGATACCGATTCAAACCTGTTGACCCGCAACACCCTGACCGGTGACTGGGGTGGCCTGCGCCACCAGATGGACGAAGACGGCATGAAGTTCACCGGCGATTACACCGGCGAAATGGCTTACAACGCCGACGGCGGCCTGCATCGCTCCGGCCGTTACTCGCAGAACATCAAGCTCGGCGCGCAGTTCGACCTGAGCAAGCTGTATGGCGTAGAGAACGCCGGCAAGGTTCAGCTGACCATCAACGACCGCCGCGGCAACAGCGCGTCCGAAGATCTGGTTGGCAACCGTCTGCCGATCCAGGAAAACTACGGCGGCCTCTACACCCGCCTGACCGAACTGAGCTATGAGCGCAGTCTGTTCACCCCGGCGCTCAACGTGAAGCTGGGTTACATGGCCATGGGCAACGACCTCGGCGGCCTCGACAGCGGCATTCTGTGCAACTTCATGAACGCCGGTTTCTGCGGCCATCCGCTGAACATGTCCGGCGGCAGTGGCTGGACCAACTACCCCAACGCGCACCTGGGCGTGCGGGTGAAATACGACTTGTCGCCATCGTGGCAACTGCGCGTGGCCGCGTTCAACGTCGATCCGGAAAGCAACGGCAACTCCAGCCGCGCCTGGCATCTGGGCCCGAAACACACCACCGGCACCGTGGTGCCGATCGAACTGGTGTACAAGCACGCGGGCCAATTGCCTGGCGAATACAAGCTCGGTTACTACTACGACAGCTCCGACGTGAAACGCATTGGCAGCGACAAGGAAGTCTCCGGCCGTGGCGGTCATTATTTGCTGATCGATCAGGCGGTTTGGAGTTCACAATCGTCCGAGGGCCGCAGCCTGCATGCGTTCGGCCAATACTCGGCGGCCAGCGTAGCGGCTTCGCCATTCAGCAAGTGGTACGGCACCGGTCTGGTGCTGTACAAACCGTTCGAAGGTCGCCCGCGTGACACCGTCGCTCTGGGCTACGGCCGCGCCGTGCTTAACCCGCGCAGCCGCGACGTGCAACAGGACGCTGCCATGGCCAATGGCACGCAGTTCCCGAACCTGGACAGTGGCGAGCAGTTGATCGAACTCGGCTACGGCTATCAGGCCACGCCGTGGCTGACGCTGCGCCCGAACATGCAATACATCATCGAACCGGGCGCGTTTTCCGGGCAGCACATCGACAATGCATTGGTGTTTGGTTTGCAGGTGAAAGCCTCACTTTGA
- the gabP gene encoding GABA permease produces MISPNSMDSSSQLAQGFKPRHVTMLSIAGIIGAGLFVGSGHAIAAAGPAVLLAYLFSGLLVVLVMRMLGEMAVANPDTGSFSTYADQAIGRWAGFTIGWLYWWFWVLVIPIEALAAGHVLHQWFPQVDAWLFALGSIIALVVTNLFSVSKYGEFEFWFAMAKVVAIIGFIGVGFAVLMGWVPDREVSGLSGLMAEHGGFAPNGLSAVVGAFITIMFSFIGTEAVTIAAAESNNPAQNIAKATRSVIWRIGVFYLLSIFVVISVVPWNDPLLASVGSYQRALEIMNIPNAKFMVDVVVLIAVASCMNSSIYIASRMLYSLGRRGDAPKPLKATSAAGVPRAAVIASTVLGASITVWSYFMPAGLFEFLLASSGAIALLVYLAIAVSQLRMRRILQQRKVELTFRMWLFPWLTWLVIGFICAALAVMMITPQHRTEVTTTIGLALAISFIGLITSRHPAPAARATSVG; encoded by the coding sequence ATGATCAGCCCGAACTCCATGGATTCGAGTAGCCAATTGGCGCAGGGCTTCAAGCCTCGTCACGTCACAATGTTGTCCATCGCCGGGATTATCGGCGCCGGTTTGTTCGTCGGTTCAGGACACGCGATTGCCGCAGCAGGGCCGGCGGTGCTGCTCGCCTATCTGTTTTCAGGTCTGCTTGTCGTGCTGGTCATGCGCATGCTCGGCGAGATGGCGGTGGCCAATCCGGACACCGGTTCGTTCTCCACCTACGCCGACCAGGCCATCGGCCGCTGGGCCGGTTTTACCATCGGTTGGCTGTACTGGTGGTTCTGGGTGTTGGTGATTCCCATCGAAGCACTGGCGGCCGGGCATGTGCTGCACCAATGGTTTCCGCAGGTCGATGCCTGGCTGTTCGCGTTGGGATCGATCATTGCGTTGGTGGTGACCAACCTGTTCAGCGTGTCCAAGTATGGTGAGTTCGAATTCTGGTTCGCCATGGCCAAGGTTGTGGCGATCATCGGCTTCATCGGGGTCGGTTTTGCCGTGTTGATGGGCTGGGTGCCCGACCGCGAAGTCAGCGGGTTGAGCGGCCTGATGGCCGAGCACGGCGGGTTTGCGCCCAACGGCTTGTCGGCGGTGGTCGGCGCTTTCATCACGATCATGTTCAGCTTCATCGGCACTGAAGCGGTGACCATCGCGGCCGCCGAATCGAATAACCCGGCGCAGAACATCGCCAAGGCCACCCGCTCGGTGATCTGGCGCATCGGCGTGTTCTACCTGCTGTCGATCTTCGTGGTCATCTCCGTGGTGCCCTGGAATGATCCGTTGCTGGCCTCGGTGGGCTCGTATCAGCGCGCCCTGGAAATCATGAACATTCCAAACGCCAAGTTCATGGTCGACGTTGTCGTGCTGATCGCCGTGGCCAGTTGCATGAACTCCTCGATCTACATTGCCTCGCGCATGCTGTACTCGCTGGGCCGTCGCGGCGATGCACCGAAACCGCTGAAGGCGACTTCCGCGGCCGGTGTGCCACGCGCGGCCGTGATCGCCAGCACCGTGCTGGGTGCGTCGATCACCGTGTGGAGCTACTTCATGCCCGCCGGGCTGTTCGAGTTCCTGCTGGCCAGTTCCGGGGCGATTGCCTTGCTGGTGTACCTGGCGATTGCGGTGTCGCAGCTGCGCATGCGGCGGATATTGCAACAGCGCAAGGTCGAGCTGACCTTCCGCATGTGGCTGTTTCCATGGCTGACGTGGCTGGTGATTGGCTTCATCTGCGCGGCGCTGGCGGTCATGATGATCACCCCGCAGCACCGCACCGAAGTCACCACCACCATTGGCCTGGCGCTGGCAATCTCCTTTATCGGCCTGATCACGTCGCGTCATCCTGCCCCGGCGGCACGCGCAACCTCGGTGGGCTAG
- a CDS encoding lipopolysaccharide kinase InaA family protein: MGRARDEFDFWWGTSGSWVEPPNVRRSGTSGVQLIVQGDKTFFVKRQTGHLFRSLRYPTGRPTALREGVALSRLEELGVNAPRPVFYGARKVDGVWQGVLVTKDLGGFIDLDTWYSQGAASLLTTEQHLRLLERLAQMLARMHSGKWQHGCMRSKHIFIKASITDADFDFELALLDLEKSRGRATAMGAARHDIPQLRRHSFWDESQWRHFLSSYEQASGRTL, encoded by the coding sequence ATGGGCAGGGCACGCGATGAATTTGATTTCTGGTGGGGTACTTCCGGGTCGTGGGTGGAACCGCCGAATGTGCGCCGCAGCGGCACCAGCGGTGTCCAGCTGATTGTTCAAGGTGACAAGACGTTTTTTGTAAAGCGCCAGACCGGCCATTTGTTCCGCAGTCTCCGTTACCCCACTGGCAGGCCCACCGCATTGCGTGAAGGCGTTGCCCTTTCAAGACTCGAAGAGCTGGGCGTGAATGCGCCAAGGCCGGTATTTTATGGCGCGAGAAAAGTCGACGGCGTATGGCAGGGTGTCTTGGTTACCAAAGACCTGGGCGGCTTCATCGATCTGGATACCTGGTATAGCCAGGGCGCTGCAAGCCTGTTGACCACAGAGCAACATCTGCGACTGCTTGAACGTTTGGCGCAAATGCTGGCGCGGATGCACTCGGGCAAATGGCAGCACGGTTGCATGCGCTCCAAACACATCTTTATCAAGGCGTCGATTACTGACGCAGACTTCGATTTCGAACTGGCGCTGCTTGATCTGGAGAAATCTCGTGGTCGCGCTACGGCAATGGGTGCGGCGCGTCACGACATTCCTCAACTCAGACGGCATTCTTTCTGGGATGAGTCGCAGTGGCGGCATTTCCTTTCGAGCTATGAGCAAGCCAGTGGTAGAACCCTGTAA
- a CDS encoding bestrophin family protein yields the protein MKAAIVKKYRLIIKTMGYVGWSLFWLLLWDIAVTVDFMLFLNAKINLPLMPLTLLGSALVVLISFRNSSAYNRWWEARTLWGMMINSSRSFARQVLTLLDDPDNEVNPVKATLLRRHVAYVNCLAAHLQGQPCPEEVRAFIPADEFARSGTTNNFANDILTGSAALLAREYKAGRLDSIRLARLESTMVDLSNSQGGMERIANTPLPYPYVYFPRLFISLFCLIVPVGLVESLGWFTPLASTVVGFMLLAIERIGTDLQSPFRHSEHQIQMEALCETIEKNLQSMQRDSLGDVHRVEETA from the coding sequence TTGAAAGCAGCCATCGTCAAAAAATACCGTTTGATCATCAAGACCATGGGCTACGTGGGCTGGTCGCTGTTCTGGTTGTTGCTCTGGGACATTGCCGTCACCGTCGACTTCATGTTGTTCCTCAACGCCAAGATCAACCTGCCGCTGATGCCGCTGACGCTGCTCGGTTCGGCGCTGGTGGTGCTGATCAGTTTCCGCAACAGCAGCGCCTACAACCGTTGGTGGGAGGCGCGCACCCTGTGGGGCATGATGATCAACAGCTCGCGCAGCTTTGCCCGGCAGGTGCTGACGCTGCTGGATGATCCCGATAACGAAGTGAACCCGGTGAAGGCGACGCTGTTGCGCCGCCATGTGGCGTACGTCAATTGCCTCGCCGCGCATCTGCAGGGTCAGCCTTGCCCGGAGGAAGTCCGCGCGTTCATCCCGGCGGATGAATTCGCCCGCAGCGGCACCACCAACAACTTTGCCAACGACATCCTCACCGGTTCCGCGGCGTTGCTCGCTCGGGAATACAAGGCCGGGCGCCTGGACAGCATTCGGCTGGCAAGGCTGGAATCGACGATGGTCGATCTGTCCAACAGCCAGGGCGGGATGGAACGCATTGCCAACACACCGCTGCCCTACCCCTACGTGTATTTCCCGCGCCTGTTTATCTCGCTGTTCTGCCTGATTGTGCCGGTGGGCCTGGTGGAGTCGCTGGGTTGGTTCACCCCGCTGGCCTCGACGGTGGTGGGCTTCATGCTGCTGGCCATTGAACGCATCGGTACTGACCTGCAAAGCCCGTTTCGCCACAGCGAGCACCAGATCCAGATGGAAGCCCTGTGCGAAACCATCGAGAAAAACCTGCAGTCGATGCAGCGTGATTCGTTGGGGGATGTGCACAGGGTTGAAGAAACGGCTTGA
- a CDS encoding 3-oxoacyl-[acyl-carrier-protein] synthase III C-terminal domain-containing protein — MKIVGLSGILPSRIVSNQDVINLVEEHSKDTFQEDLPKTLKTISKLLEKSGSGTRHWLGADETPMQLMETAFNSALAQANIDKADLDLLIYPNVTRGFIEPANSTFIAKALGLSCRNFDVVDACNGWVTAMDVINSKMQAGEIRYAAIVNMEFGMSAGGPVMPKNFSLQSSAELAYKFPSFTIGEAVTVTILSHEAPGNFKFSYINRPDLSDLSTISLPDWKLFCNEEDIPRIAPTGGQYQFNSYAAALHEDGRNEAIKVFNLQNISAADVHKVFIHTGSPKMWEHIGQLIGIDHKLHHVGHKTGNIITASIPYGIFDAISRGEAENGQFCMGWAGSGGMVFSALSFTL, encoded by the coding sequence ATGAAAATAGTTGGGTTGTCCGGGATTCTCCCGTCACGCATTGTCAGCAATCAGGACGTTATAAACCTGGTTGAGGAACACTCTAAAGATACCTTCCAGGAAGACTTGCCAAAAACATTGAAGACCATCAGCAAGTTGCTTGAAAAAAGCGGCAGCGGCACGCGCCACTGGCTGGGCGCCGACGAAACGCCAATGCAATTGATGGAGACTGCATTCAACTCGGCGCTCGCTCAGGCCAACATCGACAAGGCCGACCTGGATCTGTTGATCTATCCGAACGTCACCCGCGGGTTCATCGAGCCGGCCAACAGTACGTTCATTGCCAAGGCGCTGGGCCTGAGCTGCAGAAACTTTGATGTGGTGGACGCCTGCAACGGCTGGGTGACCGCCATGGATGTCATCAACAGCAAAATGCAGGCCGGCGAGATTCGCTACGCGGCGATCGTCAATATGGAATTTGGCATGTCTGCTGGCGGGCCGGTCATGCCCAAGAACTTCTCTTTGCAGTCGTCGGCGGAACTGGCTTACAAGTTTCCGAGTTTTACCATTGGCGAAGCAGTCACCGTCACCATCCTCAGTCATGAGGCCCCGGGCAACTTCAAGTTCTCGTACATCAACCGGCCGGACTTGAGTGACTTGTCGACCATCTCCCTACCGGACTGGAAACTGTTCTGCAATGAGGAGGATATTCCCCGTATTGCACCGACCGGCGGGCAATATCAATTCAACTCCTACGCGGCAGCCTTGCATGAAGATGGTCGCAATGAAGCGATCAAAGTCTTCAATCTGCAAAACATCTCTGCAGCAGATGTTCATAAAGTGTTTATTCATACCGGTTCGCCAAAGATGTGGGAGCACATTGGGCAACTGATCGGTATTGATCACAAGCTGCACCACGTCGGGCATAAGACCGGCAACATCATTACCGCGTCCATCCCCTACGGGATCTTCGATGCGATCAGTCGGGGCGAAGCCGAGAACGGGCAGTTTTGCATGGGCTGGGCGGGCAGTGGCGGGATGGTCTTCTCTGCGTTGTCATTTACTCTGTAA
- a CDS encoding alkene reductase, with translation MGNFKLLTPLNNEELTFRNRVFMAPMTRGRSKDQVANELTATYYAQRASAGLIFTEGSQISAQAVGWTNTPGIYTPEQIAGWKKVTQAVHEAGGLIFAQLWHTGRASHPDFHGGELPVAPSSVPFNSQAFTPEGIKPSVTPRELTIDEIKSTIADYEKAAQAAKDAGFDGVEIHGANGYLPAQFLEDGSNKRTDEYGGSIEKRARFLLEATDAAIRVFGPARISVRLSPRIPYNDMGDSNLEQTYMYAVEALESRNVGILHFMEPGTLPEGAKPLAPGARQRFSGIFVLNVGYDRKSAEQALQTGLADAVTFGTLFISNPDLPERFFLDAPLATADASTFYSGSEEGYTDYPPLA, from the coding sequence ATGGGAAATTTTAAGCTTCTAACCCCCTTGAACAACGAAGAGCTCACTTTCAGAAATCGGGTGTTCATGGCGCCGATGACAAGAGGTCGATCCAAGGATCAGGTGGCCAACGAATTGACTGCGACCTATTACGCACAGCGTGCCTCGGCGGGCCTTATTTTTACCGAAGGCAGCCAGATCAGCGCCCAGGCCGTCGGCTGGACGAATACCCCAGGGATCTATACGCCTGAACAGATTGCGGGCTGGAAGAAGGTAACTCAGGCAGTTCATGAAGCCGGCGGCCTCATTTTCGCCCAGCTTTGGCACACCGGTAGAGCATCTCATCCTGATTTTCATGGTGGAGAACTCCCGGTCGCGCCATCGTCAGTCCCCTTCAATAGCCAGGCGTTCACGCCAGAAGGCATCAAACCCTCGGTGACCCCACGCGAACTGACCATTGATGAAATCAAGTCCACCATTGCGGACTACGAAAAAGCTGCACAGGCCGCGAAAGATGCGGGCTTTGATGGTGTAGAGATACACGGTGCCAATGGTTATCTGCCCGCGCAGTTTCTGGAGGACGGCTCAAACAAACGCACCGACGAATATGGCGGTAGCATTGAGAAGCGGGCGAGGTTCTTGCTTGAAGCCACGGACGCCGCGATCAGAGTCTTCGGACCGGCCCGTATCTCGGTCAGGCTGTCGCCGCGCATTCCGTACAATGACATGGGCGACTCCAATCTCGAGCAGACCTACATGTACGCGGTAGAAGCGCTGGAAAGTAGAAACGTTGGAATTCTGCATTTCATGGAACCCGGGACTCTACCGGAAGGCGCGAAACCCTTGGCGCCCGGGGCTCGCCAGCGGTTCTCAGGAATTTTCGTGTTGAATGTTGGTTATGATCGGAAGTCCGCGGAACAGGCCCTGCAAACCGGCCTGGCCGATGCAGTCACATTTGGCACACTGTTCATCAGCAACCCTGATCTGCCGGAACGCTTCTTCCTTGATGCGCCGCTGGCTACTGCGGATGCCTCCACTTTTTACAGTGGTTCGGAAGAGGGCTACACCGACTACCCGCCGCTGGCCTAG
- a CDS encoding winged helix-turn-helix transcriptional regulator yields the protein MLELEPLCFSSDCPSRALFEQIADKWSMMVLAVLDDGPQRFNAIRRRLQGVTQKALTQCLRRLERNGLVSREVISLSPVAVQYQITPLGRTLQQPFRALHEWTLAKLPEVDAARQKFDAAAIGPTST from the coding sequence ATGCTTGAACTCGAACCGCTGTGCTTCTCGTCCGACTGCCCTAGCCGGGCTTTATTCGAGCAGATCGCTGATAAATGGTCGATGATGGTATTAGCCGTGCTTGATGACGGTCCGCAACGCTTCAACGCGATCCGTCGTCGCCTGCAAGGCGTCACCCAAAAAGCGCTCACGCAATGTCTGCGCCGGCTGGAGCGCAACGGCCTGGTATCGCGCGAGGTGATTTCGCTTTCGCCAGTCGCGGTGCAGTACCAAATCACGCCGCTGGGCCGCACGCTGCAACAACCTTTTCGAGCACTGCATGAATGGACGCTCGCCAAGTTGCCGGAGGTTGATGCTGCCCGGCAGAAGTTCGACGCCGCTGCAATCGGACCAACAAGTACGTAG